A section of the Triticum dicoccoides isolate Atlit2015 ecotype Zavitan chromosome 7A, WEW_v2.0, whole genome shotgun sequence genome encodes:
- the LOC119334632 gene encoding protein STRICTOSIDINE SYNTHASE-LIKE 10-like, which yields MVCGMSRLLKATVALVILVLLFMPGAMAAAAASFDASRTQQLPLPPGEVHGPESVAFDAQGRGPYSGISDGRILRWNRPKLGWTTYAYGPGYDSETCTTSRFGTEADIESRCGRPLGLRFNEKTGDLYVADACKGLMRVPPGGGEATVLVDQIDGMPLRFTNGVNVDQVTGQVYFTHSSMNYDRSEHEMVTKTGDSTGRLMMYDPRTSDVTVLQPRMTYPNGVALSADRTHLVVASTGPCKLLRHWIEGVDTGKSEPFADLPGYPDNVKPNRKGGYWVALHREKNELPFGHDSHLLVVRVGADGKIVEQMRGSKKVRPTEIMERDDGKLYLGSVELPCVGVVKRK from the coding sequence ATGGTCTGCGGCATGAGCCGCCTCCTCAAGGCCACCGTCGCTCTCGTCATACTCGTCCTTCTCTTCATGCCCGGGGCCATGGCAGCCGCCGCTGCAAGCTTCGACGCCTCCCGGACACAGCAGCTGCCCCTGCCGCCCGGAGAAGTGCACGGGCCGGAGAGCGTCGCCTTCGACGCTCAGGGCCGAGGCCCCTACAGTGGCATCTCCGACGGCCGCATCCTGAGGTGGAACCGGCCCAAGCTCGGTTGGACAACATACGCCTACGGACCAGGCTACGACAGCGAAACGTGCACGACATCCAGGTTTGGCACGGAGGCGGACATAGAAAGCCGCTGCGGCCGCCCGCTTGGCCTGCGCTTCAACGAGAAAACGGGCGACCTCTATGTGGCCGATGCGTGCAAAGGGCTTATGCGTGTGCCGCCCGGCGGCGGGGAGGCCACCGTGTTGGTCGACCAGATTGATGGCATGCCGCTGCGCTTCACCAACGGGGTTAACGTCGATCAAGTCACCGGTCAAGTCTACTTCACCCACAGTTCGATGAACTACGACAGGTCAGAACACGAGATGGTCACCAAGACGGGGGACTCGACGGGCCGCCTCATGATGTATGATCCACGAACATCAGACGTCACCGTGCTCCAACCAAGGATGACATACCCGAACGGCGTCGCGCTCAGCGCCGACCGCACGCACCTCGTGGTCGCATCTACTGGCCCGTGCAAGCTGTTGAGGCACTGGATCGAAGGGGTCGACACGGGCAAGTCCGAGCCTTTTGCCGACCTGCCGGGCTACCCAGATAACGTCAAGCCCAACAGGAAAGGAGGTTATTGGGTGGCGTTGCACCGTGAGAAGAATGAGTTGCCCTTTGGCCATGATAGCCATCTTCTTGTTGTCAGGGTTGGTGCCGACGGGAAGATAGTCGAGCAGATGAGAGGGTCAAAGAAAGTTAGGCCAACCGAGATCATGGAAAGAGATGACGGCAAACTCTACTTGGGTTCGGTGGAGCTTCCCTGTGTCGGCGTAGTAAAAAGGAAGTAG